The DNA region CCTCCATTTTCTCAAAAGAAATTGAAACCCCTGGCCGGGGCGTGTTTGACCAGGGGTCCATTGTAATGTCCCAGCACAACATCTATTCCTGGTAGACGCTGGAGACATTCTGTATGTGTTCTTGAATTCTCTGGACGTTTGTTTCTGCCTTTGTATAATTTGCCTGGACTTCTAATGCTTTTTGATAAGCCGTTTCAGCCTGCTGATAGCTCGTCATGTTTTCAAGGGCAATCCCCAGATTATTGTGGAAATATGCTACATTTTCCTTCTGTCGGATAGCTGCTTTCAGCAGTTCCACGGCCTCTTGATAGCGGCCTTCGTTGATATAGATAAGGGCCAGATTATTCCTGGCATACGGATTATAATCAGACAATTCAATTGATTGTTGATAGGCCCGGATAGCGTCGTCGGTATTTTCCGTGTTATAGAGCAACCGCCCGTATACCTTCCACAAGTCACTATGCATAGAATCAAGAGTCATCGCGTGGGTCAGGACTTCGTTCGCTTTGTCATACTGTTCGGTTTCAATGTACGCTCGGCCCAGGTTGACGAAAGCC from Candidatus Neomarinimicrobiota bacterium includes:
- a CDS encoding tetratricopeptide repeat protein; this encodes METRSKFEVLSIILLGILMALLQAQILKGNELNSESATHTKTVRTTDASVTDLYTKGVHFLKNDNPDSAAKYFEITLSKNPEMIPAFVNLGRAYIETEQYDKANEVLTHAMTLDSMHSDLWKVYGRLLYNTENTDDAIRAYQQSIELSDYNPYARNNLALIYINEGRYQEAVELLKAAIRQKENVAYFHNNLGIALENMTSYQQAETAYQKALEVQANYTKAETNVQRIQEHIQNVSSVYQE